GAGAGGGGTAAAGCTCATTTTAGCGAATGGTAGGATATCCGATAGATCGTATGGGGGATATAAAAAGCTCTCTTATATTATGGGAGGAGTTTTATCCTGCTTTGACTTTATTGGAGCTATCAGCGAGAAAGATAGAGAGAGGTTTGTAAGACTGGGAGCGCCAGCAGAAAGAGTTTTCGTCATGGGAAATCTTAAATACGATAGCGTGTTGGAAGCGGTGGATCCTTCCATCGAGCGGAAAATGCGTAGGCTCTTGAATTTGAGAGATGAACCGCTGTGGGTCTGTGGGAGTACTCATGAGGGAGAAGAAAGGATTGCTGTAAAGGTGTATCTTAAGCTTCTTAAAGACTTTCCAGATTTGCGCTTAGCATTAGTTCCAAGGCATCCGGAAAGGGCGCGTTCGATAGCTGACACTCTCCTTAGCCTTGGTGTGAGATTTTCGCTGCGCAGTGAGAACCCTCAGGATAAGGTGGTTTTGTGGGATCTTATGGGAGAGCTTTTTGGGTTGTACTCGGTTGCGACAGTTGTCTTCTGTGGAGGAAGTCTCGTGCCCCTTGGCGGTCATAACGTAATTGAACCCGCATCATGGGGTAAACCTGTTATATACGGTCCCTATATGGATGATTTCCTCGAGGAAACCAGATTTCTCGAAGAGGCGGGAGCGGGTTTTTCTGTAGCTGATGAGAATGAGCTTTACGAGGTTGTTCGTAGGCTGCTTCTTGACGGGAAGGCGAGAGAACGAATACAACTCTCGCTTAAAGAGTATCTCTCACGTTCTAAGGGAGTCTTGGAGAGGTATTTAAGCGTGATAGACGATCTTCTTGGAGGGGGTGTTTCTAATTAAAGGGTTTTTCTTTAAGACCGCGGGTAAGATAATCTTCGGAAGGGGAAGCTTAAGAAAGCTTTCTGAGGAAGTTAAGGCTTTTCGTGAGGGCAAGGCTCTCGTGGTAAGTGATGAAAACCTTTCTAAAGGTGAAATCGTTGAAAAGGTTATTGAGCTTCTTAGGGAAGCAGGTAGAGAAGTGGTAGTCTACGGAGACGTTTCCCCTGAGCCGAGGGTAGAGCATGCGGATAGAGCCGGGGAGCTTGCCAAGGATTGTGCATTCGTCGTTGGAATTGGCGGAGGAAGCTCGATGGACGTCGCTAAGGGAGCAAGCGTTCTTTCTGCGAATCCCGGTAAGGCGCGCGATTATATAGGCGTTGGAAAGGTTCTCCGTAAAGGAATACCAATAGTTGCTATACCGACCACTGCTGGTACGGGGAGCGAGGTTACTCCCACTGCGGTTTTCATATTTGATGAGAAGAAAAAGGGGGGTATAAATACTCCTTTTATAGTTCCTGATCTCGCCATTCTCGATCCTGAGCTTACCGTCAGTCTTCCGCCCTCTTTAACTGCCTCAACCGGCATGGATGCGCTAACTCATGCTCTCGAATCCTATGTGGCAAAGGCATCGAATCCCATGAGTGAGATATTTTCAGTGGAAGCTTTAAAACTCATATCGGCGAATCTGCGGCGCGCTTATGCTGATCCGGAAAATCTCGATGCTCGCGAAGGAATGATGCTTGGAAGCCTTCTTGCGGGCATCGCGCTCGCTCACGCCGGAGTTGGAGCGTGCCACTCTATATCTTATCCCTTAAGCTCATTTTATGGAATAGGGCATGGGCTTGCCAATGCCGTTTTGATCCCTCATGTTTCCTTTTATAATGCCATAGCGGTTCCGGAAAAGTACGCTCTTGTTGCTTCTATTCTGGGGGAGGATGTAGATGGGATGTCGCTCAGAGAGTCATCGTTTGCGGTTTATGATGCCCTTCTTAAGCTTCTTTACGATCTTAACCTTCCTGTTAATTTATACTCGCTTGGCATTCCGGAGGAGGATCTTCCTCGTATAGCTGCTTCTGCGCTTGAGGTGGATCGCCCTCTGGCAAATAATCCGAGAAAGATAGGGTACGATGAGATATACAACATTTTGCTTGAGACCTACAATTTTGGTAGAGAGGAGGGATTCTAACCATGTCGGGAAGCGAGCTTTTCGGTAAGGAAGAGATAGTCGAGGTTATAAAGGTTCTTGATAGAGGGATTCTTCATAGATATGCCTCGGAGCAATCGCTTGGGGTATCCGCGGTTAAGGAGTTTGAGAGGATGTTTGCCGAATATATGGGCGCAAAGCACGCCCTTGCGGTTATGTCCGGTACCGCTGCCTTAAAGGTGGTCTTAGCCGCTCTGGGTATAGGCCCTGGAGATGAGGTGATAACCACGTGCTATACCTTTGTCGCCACGCCTGAAGCCATTCTTGATGCTGGTGCGATACCGGTTCTGGTTAACATAAATTCTACTTTGAACATAGATCCTGAGGAGGTAGAAAGAAACATAACGGAGAGGACGAGAGCCATAATAGTGGTTCACATGACTGGCGTGCAGGCGAGGATAGATCTGCTTAAGGAGATAGCGGATAAGCATGGGCTTTACCTTATAGAAGATAACGCTCAAGCCTGTGGTGCAAGCTTCAAGGGGAAGAAGCTCGGAACCTTTGGGCACTTTGGGACTTTCAGTTTTGACTTTTATAAGCCTATA
Above is a genomic segment from Synergistota bacterium containing:
- a CDS encoding 3-deoxy-D-manno-octulosonic acid transferase, which encodes MGEVSLPPSSGKRVWIHAVSVGEVKAALPLLRRLSDACLSVTTPTGYKIASQSGIENLFFYPWDLPWVVPRAIEAINPSLYILMETELWPLMITRLKKRGVKLILANGRISDRSYGGYKKLSYIMGGVLSCFDFIGAISEKDRERFVRLGAPAERVFVMGNLKYDSVLEAVDPSIERKMRRLLNLRDEPLWVCGSTHEGEERIAVKVYLKLLKDFPDLRLALVPRHPERARSIADTLLSLGVRFSLRSENPQDKVVLWDLMGELFGLYSVATVVFCGGSLVPLGGHNVIEPASWGKPVIYGPYMDDFLEETRFLEEAGAGFSVADENELYEVVRRLLLDGKARERIQLSLKEYLSRSKGVLERYLSVIDDLLGGGVSN
- a CDS encoding iron-containing alcohol dehydrogenase yields the protein MFLIKGFFFKTAGKIIFGRGSLRKLSEEVKAFREGKALVVSDENLSKGEIVEKVIELLREAGREVVVYGDVSPEPRVEHADRAGELAKDCAFVVGIGGGSSMDVAKGASVLSANPGKARDYIGVGKVLRKGIPIVAIPTTAGTGSEVTPTAVFIFDEKKKGGINTPFIVPDLAILDPELTVSLPPSLTASTGMDALTHALESYVAKASNPMSEIFSVEALKLISANLRRAYADPENLDAREGMMLGSLLAGIALAHAGVGACHSISYPLSSFYGIGHGLANAVLIPHVSFYNAIAVPEKYALVASILGEDVDGMSLRESSFAVYDALLKLLYDLNLPVNLYSLGIPEEDLPRIAASALEVDRPLANNPRKIGYDEIYNILLETYNFGREEGF
- a CDS encoding DegT/DnrJ/EryC1/StrS family aminotransferase codes for the protein MSGSELFGKEEIVEVIKVLDRGILHRYASEQSLGVSAVKEFERMFAEYMGAKHALAVMSGTAALKVVLAALGIGPGDEVITTCYTFVATPEAILDAGAIPVLVNINSTLNIDPEEVERNITERTRAIIVVHMTGVQARIDLLKEIADKHGLYLIEDNAQACGASFKGKKLGTFGHFGTFSFDFYKPITTGEGGMILTDDDELFFKADCYHDHGHVHDMSIPRALEKCYCLGFNYRMNEIQGALGLAQIAKMDEVIRRQRENKAYI